One Siniperca chuatsi isolate FFG_IHB_CAS linkage group LG3, ASM2008510v1, whole genome shotgun sequence genomic region harbors:
- the LOC122871852 gene encoding beta-1,3-galactosyltransferase 5-like isoform X1: METASAFKYGREQVKVLMENWRRHFAIQILIFILGTVTILLIYMTPWDTPGQSRAPPFFSSSSLSTSSSAAAEWEDPGPYHVAYPRNYKFIMDDTPTCKTTTPFLVLMVPVAPSDVAARDAIRKTWGNEKLVLGQLVETLFILGLPGGADTEQQQEQLKQENLQHHDLIQSNFQDSYRNLTIKTMMMLEWLAAHCVKASYVMKIDSDMLLHIQNLVKLLLDPNTAKQNYMTGLVWWHSPVLRNPFNRFYMPRYVIAEPQYPPYPLGMSYVMSLDLPGKILGVSPQIKPIYIEDVYLGMCLKRLDISPTDPPENTMFIVDPKHPLSSCSLSKVIAVTTTSIPQMMHYWKRSRAPGTKC, encoded by the exons ATGGAGACAGCAAGCGCTTTTAAATACGGACGCGAACAAGTGAAAG ttttaatGGAGAACTGGAGGAGACACTTCGCAATACAAATCTTAATCTTCATACTGGGAACAGTGACAATCCTCCTCATCTATATGACCCCCTGGGATACTCCAGGTCAAAGCAGAGCACCAccatttttttcatcatcatcattatcgacatcatcatcagcagcagcagaatggGAGGATCCTGGGCCGTATCATGTGGCCTATCCACGAAATTACAAATTCATCATGGATGACACGCCAACGTGTAAGACCACGACTCCTTTCCTGGTTCTGATGGTTCCGGTTGCACCCAGTGATGTGGCAGCTCGGGATGCCATCCGTAAGACATGGGGAAATGAGAAACTGGTTCTGGGTCAGCTAGTCGAGACTCTCTTCATACTGGGCCTACCTGGAGGAGCTGAtactgagcagcagcaggagcagctcaAACAGGAGAACCTGCAGCACCATGACCTGATCCAGAGTAACTTCCAGGACAGCTACCGCAATCTGACCATCAAGACTATGATGATGCTGGAGTGGCTGGCTGCGCACTGTGTCAAGGCTTCCTATGTCATGAAGATTGACTCAGATATGTTACTCCACATCCAGAATTTGGTTAAACTGTTGCTGGATCCCAACACGGCCAAACAAAACTACATGACAGGTTTGGTGTGGTGGCACAGCCCGGTTTTAAGAAACCCATTCAACAGGTTCTACATGCCGAGGTACGTGATTGCTGAGCCACAGTACCCCCCATATCCTTTGGGCATGTCCTACGTCATGTCCTTGGACCTGCCTGGGAAGATCCTGGGTGTCTCTCCTCAGATTAAACCTATCTACATTGAAGACGTCTACCTGGGTATGTGCCTAAAACGTCTGGACATTTCTCCAACCGACCCTCCTGAAaatactatgtttattgttgaCCCCAAGCATCCGctgagcagctgcagccttTCAAAAGTGATCGCAGTGACAACGACAAGCATCCCACAGATGATGCATTACTGGAAGAGGAGCAGAGCGCCAGGAACTAAATGCTAA
- the LOC122871852 gene encoding beta-1,3-galactosyltransferase 5-like isoform X3 — MENWRRHFAIQILIFILGTVTILLIYMTPWDTPGQSRAPPFFSSSSLSTSSSAAAEWEDPGPYHVAYPRNYKFIMDDTPTCKTTTPFLVLMVPVAPSDVAARDAIRKTWGNEKLVLGQLVETLFILGLPGGADTEQQQEQLKQENLQHHDLIQSNFQDSYRNLTIKTMMMLEWLAAHCVKASYVMKIDSDMLLHIQNLVKLLLDPNTAKQNYMTGLVWWHSPVLRNPFNRFYMPRYVIAEPQYPPYPLGMSYVMSLDLPGKILGVSPQIKPIYIEDVYLGMCLKRLDISPTDPPENTMFIVDPKHPLSSCSLSKVIAVTTTSIPQMMHYWKRSRAPGTKC, encoded by the coding sequence atGGAGAACTGGAGGAGACACTTCGCAATACAAATCTTAATCTTCATACTGGGAACAGTGACAATCCTCCTCATCTATATGACCCCCTGGGATACTCCAGGTCAAAGCAGAGCACCAccatttttttcatcatcatcattatcgacatcatcatcagcagcagcagaatggGAGGATCCTGGGCCGTATCATGTGGCCTATCCACGAAATTACAAATTCATCATGGATGACACGCCAACGTGTAAGACCACGACTCCTTTCCTGGTTCTGATGGTTCCGGTTGCACCCAGTGATGTGGCAGCTCGGGATGCCATCCGTAAGACATGGGGAAATGAGAAACTGGTTCTGGGTCAGCTAGTCGAGACTCTCTTCATACTGGGCCTACCTGGAGGAGCTGAtactgagcagcagcaggagcagctcaAACAGGAGAACCTGCAGCACCATGACCTGATCCAGAGTAACTTCCAGGACAGCTACCGCAATCTGACCATCAAGACTATGATGATGCTGGAGTGGCTGGCTGCGCACTGTGTCAAGGCTTCCTATGTCATGAAGATTGACTCAGATATGTTACTCCACATCCAGAATTTGGTTAAACTGTTGCTGGATCCCAACACGGCCAAACAAAACTACATGACAGGTTTGGTGTGGTGGCACAGCCCGGTTTTAAGAAACCCATTCAACAGGTTCTACATGCCGAGGTACGTGATTGCTGAGCCACAGTACCCCCCATATCCTTTGGGCATGTCCTACGTCATGTCCTTGGACCTGCCTGGGAAGATCCTGGGTGTCTCTCCTCAGATTAAACCTATCTACATTGAAGACGTCTACCTGGGTATGTGCCTAAAACGTCTGGACATTTCTCCAACCGACCCTCCTGAAaatactatgtttattgttgaCCCCAAGCATCCGctgagcagctgcagccttTCAAAAGTGATCGCAGTGACAACGACAAGCATCCCACAGATGATGCATTACTGGAAGAGGAGCAGAGCGCCAGGAACTAAATGCTAA
- the LOC122871852 gene encoding beta-1,3-galactosyltransferase 5-like isoform X2: MCVVWKMHILMENWRRHFAIQILIFILGTVTILLIYMTPWDTPGQSRAPPFFSSSSLSTSSSAAAEWEDPGPYHVAYPRNYKFIMDDTPTCKTTTPFLVLMVPVAPSDVAARDAIRKTWGNEKLVLGQLVETLFILGLPGGADTEQQQEQLKQENLQHHDLIQSNFQDSYRNLTIKTMMMLEWLAAHCVKASYVMKIDSDMLLHIQNLVKLLLDPNTAKQNYMTGLVWWHSPVLRNPFNRFYMPRYVIAEPQYPPYPLGMSYVMSLDLPGKILGVSPQIKPIYIEDVYLGMCLKRLDISPTDPPENTMFIVDPKHPLSSCSLSKVIAVTTTSIPQMMHYWKRSRAPGTKC, from the exons ATGTGTGTAGTGTGGAAAATGCACA ttttaatGGAGAACTGGAGGAGACACTTCGCAATACAAATCTTAATCTTCATACTGGGAACAGTGACAATCCTCCTCATCTATATGACCCCCTGGGATACTCCAGGTCAAAGCAGAGCACCAccatttttttcatcatcatcattatcgacatcatcatcagcagcagcagaatggGAGGATCCTGGGCCGTATCATGTGGCCTATCCACGAAATTACAAATTCATCATGGATGACACGCCAACGTGTAAGACCACGACTCCTTTCCTGGTTCTGATGGTTCCGGTTGCACCCAGTGATGTGGCAGCTCGGGATGCCATCCGTAAGACATGGGGAAATGAGAAACTGGTTCTGGGTCAGCTAGTCGAGACTCTCTTCATACTGGGCCTACCTGGAGGAGCTGAtactgagcagcagcaggagcagctcaAACAGGAGAACCTGCAGCACCATGACCTGATCCAGAGTAACTTCCAGGACAGCTACCGCAATCTGACCATCAAGACTATGATGATGCTGGAGTGGCTGGCTGCGCACTGTGTCAAGGCTTCCTATGTCATGAAGATTGACTCAGATATGTTACTCCACATCCAGAATTTGGTTAAACTGTTGCTGGATCCCAACACGGCCAAACAAAACTACATGACAGGTTTGGTGTGGTGGCACAGCCCGGTTTTAAGAAACCCATTCAACAGGTTCTACATGCCGAGGTACGTGATTGCTGAGCCACAGTACCCCCCATATCCTTTGGGCATGTCCTACGTCATGTCCTTGGACCTGCCTGGGAAGATCCTGGGTGTCTCTCCTCAGATTAAACCTATCTACATTGAAGACGTCTACCTGGGTATGTGCCTAAAACGTCTGGACATTTCTCCAACCGACCCTCCTGAAaatactatgtttattgttgaCCCCAAGCATCCGctgagcagctgcagccttTCAAAAGTGATCGCAGTGACAACGACAAGCATCCCACAGATGATGCATTACTGGAAGAGGAGCAGAGCGCCAGGAACTAAATGCTAA
- the LOC122871873 gene encoding beta-1,3-galactosyltransferase 2-like translates to MGDPETGSGGNGLKRQLVESLVHQKKPLFHSWFQYLLLLCLGIFVIFVYVMSDSSLTWWKSFPLHEHYQMFFNLTNQVNLPPPYRIHPKHRVKLHETTEHPTVPPTGTKYHQAYPRNYHFVMDNTEVCKTKTPFLVLMVPVAPKNVAARDAIRQTWANDTLVQGEVVLTLFMLGFSEGADFEQLQEKLKQENLQHHDLIQSDFMDSYLNLTIKTMVIMDWLATRCNTAAYAMKIDSDMFLNIDNLVIMLQKPDIPKLNYLTGMLMWNRQVVRSKNSKWYVPEEMYPGPIYPTYTLGMGYVFSNDLPGKFVEASKSIKPFNIEDAYIGMCMKKLGLAPTSPPNPSLFKAYNTRYDRCEYSKVITYILGSSQELVKYWTDLKKPGPPCGQ, encoded by the exons ATGGGGGATCCAGAGACTGGCTCAGGTGGAAACGGGCTGAAAAG ACAACTTGTCGAGAGCCTGGTTCATCAGAAGAAGCCTCTGTTTCACTCCTGGTTCCAGTACCTGCTCCTGCTTTGTCTAGGGATCTTCGTAATTTTTGTGTACGTTATGTCCGACAGCTCTCTGACATGGTGGAAGAGCTTTCCACTCCATGAGCACTACCAGATGTTTTTCAATCTGACCAATCAGGTTAATCTACCTCCTCCTTATCGTATCCATCCAAAACACAGAGTTAAACTTCATGAAACCACAGAACACCCTACTGTACCACCTACAGGTACTAAGTACCACCAAGCCTACCCACGCAACTACCACTTTGTTATGGATAACACAGAGGTGTGCAAGACCAAGACCCCTTTCCTGGTCCTGATGGTTCCAGTGGCACCAAAAAACGTGGCAGCTCGGGACGCCATCCGGCAGACATGGGCCAATGACACATTGGTTCAGGGCGAGGTGGTGCTTACTCTGTTCATGTTAGGCTTCTCTGAAGGAGCTGATTTTGAGCAGCTGCAGGAGAAGCTCAAACAGGAGAATCTGCAGCACCACGACCTGATCCAGAGTGACTTTATGGACTCTTACCTCAATCTGACCATCAAAACCATGGTGATCATGGACTGGCTGGCCACGCGCTGCAATACAGCAGCATACGCCATGAAGATTGACTCTGACATGTTCCTTAACATTGACAATTTAGTGATCATGCTACAGAAGCCAGACATCCCCAAGCTGAACTACCTGACAGGGATGCTCATGTGGAACAGGCAAGTTGTACGTTCAAAGAACTCAAAGTGGTATGTCCCTGAGGAGATGTACCCAGGACCCATATACCCGACCTACACTCTGGGCATGGGATATGTCTTCTCCAACGATCTTCCAGGAAAATTTGTGGAGGCCTCAAAATCAATCAAACCCTTTAATATAGAGGATGCTTATATTGGAATGTGCATGAAAAAACTAGGACTTGCGCCCACATCACCGCCAAATCCCTCCCTGTTCAAGGCCTATAACACAAGATACGATCGCTGTGAATACTCAAAGGTCATCACCTACATTCTTGGGTCTTCACAAGAGTTGGTGAAATACTGGACAGACTTGAAGAAGCCTGGACCACCATGTGGACAATGA